The Formosa sp. Hel1_33_131 genome window below encodes:
- a CDS encoding acyl-CoA thioesterase, with translation MESLKELIELLTLEKINSNTYIGKNYQAPWGRVFGGQVLAQSLHAAYQTVPEDRYAHSMHGYFILGGNIDIPIKYEVDIIRDGGSFTTRRVVAFQNEKAIFNMSASFQLKQEGVDHQISMPNVFPPEELMDSHKQIEQFKEVIPDTYKRYKAFLPKVFEFKPVDNMLTKLVKNSPPYDNIWFKTCEELATNIPLQHQLLAYASDYNILRPASMPHREFLNSKEVFYTSLDHALWFHRDFDISEWLLYAIDSPSASNSRGFSRGSIFDSKGNLIASVAQEGLMRILDQGSKVGTI, from the coding sequence ATGGAATCCCTTAAGGAACTTATTGAGTTGTTAACGCTTGAAAAAATCAACAGCAACACCTATATCGGAAAAAATTATCAAGCGCCGTGGGGCCGTGTTTTTGGGGGTCAAGTGTTGGCACAATCTCTGCATGCCGCCTATCAAACCGTTCCTGAAGATCGCTATGCACATTCCATGCACGGCTATTTTATTTTGGGTGGAAACATTGATATTCCCATAAAATATGAAGTTGATATCATCAGAGATGGTGGCAGTTTCACCACCCGTCGTGTGGTTGCTTTTCAAAATGAAAAGGCAATCTTTAATATGTCTGCATCCTTTCAATTAAAACAAGAAGGAGTTGACCATCAAATTTCGATGCCCAATGTATTTCCTCCAGAAGAATTGATGGATAGCCATAAACAAATAGAACAATTTAAGGAGGTCATTCCAGATACCTACAAGCGTTACAAGGCCTTTTTACCCAAAGTATTTGAATTTAAGCCCGTTGATAATATGCTTACCAAATTGGTTAAAAACAGTCCGCCTTATGACAATATCTGGTTCAAGACTTGTGAAGAACTCGCGACCAATATTCCGCTTCAACACCAGTTGTTGGCCTATGCTTCGGACTATAATATTTTACGTCCTGCATCCATGCCGCATCGCGAATTTTTAAACTCTAAAGAAGTGTTTTATACCAGCTTAGATCATGCGTTGTGGTTCCACCGCGATTTTGATATCAGTGAATGGCTTTTGTACGCCATCGACAGTCCGAGTGCTTCTAATTCGAGAGGGTTTTCAAGAGGGAGTATTTTTGACTCCAAAGGAAATTTAATTGCCTCCGTTGCTCAAGAAGGCTTGATGCGGATCTTGGATCAAGGGTCGAAAGTTGGGACTATTTAA
- the mfd gene encoding transcription-repair coupling factor — protein MSKTILSQKFEQSLIHQNLSTAISKSKEKTHLKGALGSSLSFTIASVFKTAKHPFLLIFDTKEEAAYYLNDLEVLLDDKEVLFYPGSYRRPYQIEETDNANVLLRAEVLNRINSQKKPALIVTYPEALFEKVLSRKELEKSTFKVAVGEELSLDFFNEVLFEYQFKRVDFVTEPGEFSVRGGIVDVFSFSHDEPYRIEFFGDEVDSVRTFDIESQLSIKPIKKLQIIPNIEHKLLNETRQGFLEYIASNTVVFTKNIPAFLAATDTLQEKASEAYNELSATLKHSRPEDLFCTSANFKSQLLDFSVVEFGTTAVLATKKEQQLEVQVSPQPSFNKQFNLIIEDLNTHHDMGYQNYICCSNAQQAQRFYDIFETVDEDVQCQTIVLSLYQGFIDHDKKMVCYTDHQIFERYHKFHLKNGFSKKQSITLQELTKLEIGDYITHIDHGIGKFGGLQKIDVEGKKQEAIKLFYGERDILYLSIHALHKITKFNGKDGKSPKIYKLGSKAWKVLKQKTKSRVKEIAFNLIKLYAKRKLETGFRYNPDTSMQLELEASFVFEDTPDQITATADIKADMESERPMDRLICGDVGFGKTEVALRAAFKAVDNGKQVAILVPTTILAFQHAKTFKARLKDFPVRVDYINRFKTTKQRKETLEQLESGSLDIIIGTHQLVNKSVKFKDLGLLIVDEEQKFGVAVKEKLKTLKDNVDVLTLTATPIPRTLQFSLMAARDLSVITTPPPNRFPIDSIVIRLNEEVIRDAIQYEIQRAGQVYFIHNRIENIKEVAGLLQRLVPDAKIRVGHGQMEGRKLEQLMLDFMSGEFDVLVSTTIVESGLDVPNANTIFINNANNFGLSDLHQMRGRVGRSNKKAFCYFITPDFHAMTDEARKRISALEQYTALGSGFNIAMKDLEIRGAGDLLGGEQSGFINDIGFETYQKILNEAIEELKETEFKSLYNEDINTKEFVRDVTIDTDFSLLFPDDYINNITERLSLYTQLNTLKNEADLQLFERDLIDRFGALPTQVVDLLDSVRIKWLATTLGFEKIVMKNHKLVGYFISDQESRFYQSIHFSKVLQYVQAHPETCTVKEKQMRLGLRLLMSFSKINSVQQGLEALKPILT, from the coding sequence TTGAGTAAAACCATTCTTTCTCAAAAGTTTGAACAGTCTTTGATTCATCAAAATCTGAGCACTGCCATATCCAAGTCCAAAGAAAAAACACATTTAAAAGGCGCTTTAGGCTCTTCGTTGTCCTTCACAATAGCCAGTGTGTTTAAAACCGCCAAGCACCCCTTTTTGTTAATTTTTGATACCAAGGAAGAAGCGGCCTATTACTTGAACGATTTGGAGGTGTTACTCGATGACAAAGAAGTCTTGTTCTATCCAGGAAGCTATCGCAGACCCTATCAAATTGAGGAGACAGACAACGCCAATGTGTTGTTGCGCGCTGAGGTATTGAACCGTATCAATTCTCAAAAAAAACCAGCACTCATTGTTACCTATCCCGAAGCGCTTTTTGAAAAAGTGTTGTCCAGAAAAGAACTTGAAAAATCAACGTTTAAGGTAGCGGTGGGTGAAGAATTGAGTTTAGATTTTTTCAACGAAGTCCTTTTTGAATACCAGTTTAAACGCGTTGATTTTGTCACGGAGCCAGGCGAATTCTCTGTGCGGGGTGGGATTGTAGATGTGTTTTCATTTTCGCATGACGAGCCCTACCGAATTGAATTTTTCGGCGACGAAGTGGACAGTGTTCGAACGTTTGATATTGAATCGCAACTCTCGATAAAACCAATTAAAAAACTTCAAATCATTCCCAATATCGAGCATAAATTGCTCAATGAAACACGCCAAGGGTTTTTAGAATATATTGCTTCAAATACGGTGGTGTTTACTAAAAATATTCCTGCATTTTTAGCAGCAACAGATACGCTTCAAGAAAAAGCTTCCGAGGCGTATAATGAATTGTCGGCGACCCTTAAGCACAGCCGACCGGAAGATTTGTTTTGCACGTCTGCTAATTTCAAATCGCAGTTGTTGGATTTCTCGGTGGTTGAATTTGGAACGACCGCTGTTTTAGCAACTAAAAAGGAACAGCAATTGGAGGTTCAAGTCAGTCCTCAACCCTCATTTAATAAACAGTTTAATCTGATTATTGAAGATTTAAATACCCATCACGATATGGGGTATCAAAATTATATTTGTTGTTCCAATGCCCAACAAGCCCAGCGGTTTTATGATATTTTTGAAACCGTAGATGAAGATGTGCAGTGTCAAACCATTGTGTTGTCTTTGTACCAAGGATTTATCGATCACGATAAAAAAATGGTCTGTTATACCGATCATCAGATTTTTGAACGTTACCATAAATTTCACCTCAAAAACGGGTTTTCCAAAAAGCAATCCATTACTCTTCAAGAATTAACCAAACTCGAAATCGGGGATTACATCACCCATATTGACCATGGGATTGGAAAGTTTGGAGGCTTGCAAAAAATTGATGTAGAAGGCAAAAAACAAGAAGCCATCAAACTGTTTTATGGCGAACGTGACATCTTATATTTAAGCATTCACGCCCTTCATAAAATCACAAAATTTAATGGGAAAGACGGAAAGTCTCCTAAAATTTATAAGCTAGGTAGTAAGGCCTGGAAAGTATTGAAGCAAAAAACCAAATCAAGGGTTAAAGAAATTGCTTTCAATCTGATAAAACTCTATGCCAAGCGCAAGTTAGAAACGGGTTTTAGATACAACCCAGATACTTCGATGCAGCTTGAATTGGAAGCCTCTTTTGTGTTTGAGGATACGCCCGATCAAATTACTGCCACAGCCGATATCAAAGCGGATATGGAAAGCGAACGCCCTATGGACCGTTTGATTTGTGGCGATGTAGGGTTTGGAAAAACCGAAGTTGCTCTGAGAGCCGCTTTTAAAGCTGTTGACAATGGAAAACAAGTTGCCATTTTGGTGCCGACCACCATTCTGGCGTTTCAGCATGCCAAAACCTTTAAGGCACGTTTGAAAGATTTTCCTGTCAGAGTTGATTATATCAACCGTTTCAAAACCACCAAACAACGCAAAGAGACCTTAGAACAGTTAGAATCTGGGAGTTTGGACATCATTATTGGCACGCATCAATTGGTCAATAAATCCGTGAAATTTAAAGATTTAGGGTTGTTAATTGTCGATGAGGAGCAAAAATTTGGAGTGGCAGTCAAAGAAAAACTCAAAACCCTTAAAGACAATGTAGATGTGCTCACGCTCACTGCGACCCCAATTCCTCGAACGCTTCAATTTAGTTTGATGGCAGCACGGGATTTATCGGTTATTACAACGCCACCACCCAACCGTTTTCCGATTGACAGTATTGTTATTCGTTTGAATGAAGAAGTTATTCGGGATGCGATTCAATATGAAATTCAACGGGCGGGACAAGTTTATTTTATTCACAACCGTATTGAGAACATTAAAGAAGTCGCTGGGCTTTTACAACGTCTGGTGCCCGATGCCAAAATCCGTGTGGGGCATGGTCAAATGGAAGGGCGGAAGTTGGAACAACTCATGCTCGATTTTATGAGTGGAGAGTTTGATGTTTTGGTCAGTACCACCATTGTCGAAAGTGGTTTGGATGTACCCAATGCCAATACGATTTTCATTAACAATGCCAATAATTTTGGACTGAGTGATTTACACCAAATGCGGGGCCGTGTCGGTCGAAGTAACAAGAAAGCGTTTTGTTATTTTATTACACCCGATTTTCATGCCATGACGGATGAGGCGCGCAAACGTATTTCAGCTCTTGAGCAATACACTGCTCTTGGAAGTGGATTTAATATTGCCATGAAAGATTTGGAAATTCGAGGCGCTGGCGATTTGTTGGGAGGCGAGCAAAGTGGATTTATCAATGATATTGGATTTGAAACCTATCAAAAAATACTGAATGAAGCCATTGAAGAACTCAAAGAAACCGAGTTCAAGTCGCTTTATAATGAAGATATAAACACCAAGGAATTTGTAAGAGATGTCACTATTGACACCGACTTTTCTTTGTTATTTCCAGATGATTACATCAACAATATTACCGAGCGTTTAAGTTTGTACACCCAACTAAATACCTTGAAAAACGAAGCTGATTTACAACTCTTTGAACGGGATTTAATCGATCGATTTGGCGCACTTCCAACGCAGGTAGTAGACCTTTTAGACAGTGTGCGTATCAAGTGGTTGGCAACGACTTTAGGCTTCGAGAAAATTGTCATGAAAAACCACAAATTAGTGGGCTATTTTATCAGTGATCAAGAAAGTCGTTTTTACCAAAGCATTCATTTTTCAAAAGTATTGCAATACGTTCAAGCACATCCAGAAACCTGTACTGTGAAAGAAAAACAAATGCGTCTCGGGCTGCGTTTGTTGATGAGTTTTTCTAAGATCAATTCGGTGCAACAAGGGCTAGAAGCCTTAAAACCAATCTTGACATAA
- a CDS encoding antibiotic biosynthesis monooxygenase family protein, translated as MSCLKSHIESVPNLRLAYSKKERKPLKKRWTLSYWRDVESIKHWKDNLDHQKAQIKGQKTWYSQYKVRIAKVERDYDFLKK; from the coding sequence TTGAGTTGTCTAAAATCACATATTGAATCTGTACCAAATTTAAGGTTGGCATACTCAAAAAAAGAGAGAAAGCCCTTAAAAAAGAGGTGGACACTATCCTATTGGCGCGATGTAGAATCCATCAAACACTGGAAAGACAATTTGGACCATCAAAAAGCACAGATTAAAGGACAAAAAACATGGTATAGCCAGTACAAAGTGCGTATTGCCAAAGTAGAACGCGACTATGATTTTCTAAAAAAATAA
- a CDS encoding TerB family tellurite resistance protein gives MSFSDLFNSGFTTRNQDHFASIVRVAFSDNIISQEEKDFLDRLAHNLGISKETYLSIFKNYKLHPINPPISQASRIERLYDLARMVYADDIKDAHEVTMLRKIAIGLGFQTETVSEVVNTSLKLIADKVDFETFQKEMKRVF, from the coding sequence ATGTCCTTTTCAGACCTATTTAATAGTGGTTTCACCACTCGAAATCAAGATCATTTTGCTTCCATTGTGAGAGTCGCTTTTAGTGACAACATCATAAGCCAAGAAGAAAAAGATTTTTTAGACCGCCTTGCTCACAACTTAGGTATCTCAAAAGAAACCTATTTAAGCATTTTTAAAAATTACAAATTGCACCCCATCAATCCCCCAATATCGCAAGCGTCACGCATTGAGCGCTTGTATGATTTGGCACGGATGGTGTATGCCGATGACATCAAAGATGCGCACGAAGTGACGATGCTTCGCAAAATAGCCATTGGACTGGGATTTCAGACGGAGACGGTTTCAGAAGTCGTCAATACTTCCTTAAAATTGATAGCTGACAAGGTCGACTTTGAGACGTTTCAAAAAGAAATGAAGCGAGTTTTTTAA
- a CDS encoding YraN family protein yields the protein MSDSYNRGISGEGMAVEYLISKGYRILAQNFRYLKGEVDILAQKDNCLAAVEVKTRSTSDFGAPEEFLKPAQIQRIIKTVDYFVTSRDLEVEVRFDIIAIVLTDQGSELEHIENAFYHF from the coding sequence ATGTCTGATTCTTACAATCGTGGTATTTCTGGAGAAGGCATGGCGGTGGAGTATCTGATCTCTAAAGGCTATCGGATTTTAGCGCAAAACTTTCGCTATCTAAAAGGCGAGGTGGATATTTTGGCACAAAAAGACAACTGTTTGGCAGCGGTAGAAGTCAAAACCCGGAGTACTTCCGACTTTGGAGCGCCCGAAGAATTTCTGAAACCTGCACAAATACAACGCATTATCAAAACAGTGGATTATTTTGTGACGTCCAGAGATTTAGAAGTTGAAGTGCGTTTTGATATCATCGCGATTGTACTCACAGATCAAGGTTCTGAATTGGAGCATATTGAAAATGCATTTTATCACTTTTGA
- a CDS encoding TlpA family protein disulfide reductase, with product MFKYLLYFSLISPFLGMAQQQVKGVFSPASKFKATMLYQLSAGNATYVSYGSVNAQGEMQIDLGASVPAGLYKLVYALPQSEHNFEFIYNGTEAVEFNFDNETGVVFTNSKENQLLQGYTQSMAFAHNELMQLYAQPTMDALIYKHRVQKIDSLQNSYEALSKGTIAAHFIAASKPYIPNTVETANTYISNVKANYFKAIDFQDTILQSSNFIVDKSLDYILRMHLSGTPSFQGYQANIDAVFKDLGTTDVSYQLTTLNTLREALITAGHDALAVYLTKIYVLPLAKQANDTELITSLETFIQIAIGEKAPDFIIENPSVMSKTTLYDIEGATTYLLIFWSSDCPHCLNELPEVHAYISNHPEKNIEVVAIGIEAGPKQWTETIQPWSKFTHSIAEGKWAHAITKSYDIQATPTYFVLDASKVITAKPYLLKDLKAVLDQK from the coding sequence ATGTTTAAATACCTTCTTTATTTCAGTCTTATCAGTCCTTTTTTAGGGATGGCACAACAACAGGTCAAAGGCGTTTTTTCGCCTGCCAGTAAATTCAAAGCGACCATGTTGTATCAGCTTTCGGCGGGCAATGCGACCTATGTGAGTTATGGCAGCGTGAACGCACAAGGCGAAATGCAAATTGACCTTGGCGCATCTGTTCCTGCGGGGCTTTATAAGTTGGTCTATGCCCTCCCACAATCCGAACATAATTTTGAGTTTATATACAACGGAACCGAAGCGGTTGAATTTAATTTTGATAACGAAACAGGAGTTGTATTTACCAATTCCAAAGAAAATCAGCTACTGCAAGGCTATACTCAATCAATGGCTTTTGCTCATAACGAATTAATGCAACTGTACGCACAACCGACCATGGATGCTTTGATTTATAAACACCGCGTTCAAAAAATAGACAGCCTTCAAAATTCGTACGAAGCGCTGTCCAAAGGAACGATCGCTGCACATTTTATAGCCGCCAGCAAGCCCTATATTCCTAACACGGTAGAAACAGCAAACACCTATATTTCAAATGTGAAAGCGAATTATTTTAAAGCCATTGATTTTCAAGATACCATCCTCCAAAGTTCTAATTTTATAGTCGATAAATCACTGGATTATATACTCCGAATGCATCTTTCTGGAACACCTTCATTTCAGGGATATCAAGCCAATATTGATGCGGTTTTTAAGGACTTAGGAACAACCGATGTGTCCTACCAATTGACAACCCTAAATACTTTGAGAGAAGCTCTCATCACGGCGGGACACGATGCTTTGGCAGTGTATCTCACCAAAATTTATGTGCTGCCTTTGGCGAAACAAGCAAATGACACGGAATTGATTACGTCTTTAGAAACGTTTATACAGATTGCGATAGGGGAGAAAGCACCTGATTTTATAATAGAAAATCCTTCGGTCATGTCAAAAACGACTCTTTATGACATAGAGGGTGCAACGACTTATCTGTTGATTTTTTGGAGTAGCGATTGTCCCCATTGTTTAAACGAACTTCCCGAAGTCCATGCGTATATTTCCAATCACCCTGAAAAAAACATCGAAGTGGTTGCCATTGGGATCGAGGCAGGTCCGAAACAATGGACAGAAACCATCCAGCCTTGGTCGAAATTCACACACAGTATTGCCGAAGGAAAATGGGCGCATGCCATCACAAAAAGCTATGACATTCAGGCAACTCCAACCTATTTTGTGTTGGATGCTTCTAAAGTCATTACAGCGAAGCCCTATTTATTGAAAGATTTGAAAGCAGTGTTGGATCAAAAGTGA